In the genome of Vicia villosa cultivar HV-30 ecotype Madison, WI linkage group LG7, Vvil1.0, whole genome shotgun sequence, one region contains:
- the LOC131620118 gene encoding uncharacterized protein LOC131620118, producing MGGWRDGVWIWGNLGISEVEVEEAGLSSKLAVLRTLLENFGGLNVDKDFVCWLLDSEKFFMVSSCYHRYALLRTPISPLNRNEEALEKIWKMEVPFKIRAFAWRLVVNRLPTKDLLVYRGINFLTSNLNCFFCNMNLEDKEHIFFKCDVIKVVWKEIGVWVDYPRWNEEACIPFFMQIGGVFVSHLLDYLDDKEMRLF from the coding sequence ATGGGAGGATGGCGTGACGGGGTGTGGATATGGGGAAATTTAGGAATTTcggaggtggaggtggaggaGGCGGGTTTGTCATCAAAGTTAGCGGTTTTGAGGACTCTTTTAGAGAATTTTGGAGGCTTGAATGTGGACAAAGATTTCGTGTGTTGGCTTCTTGATTCGGAGAAGTTTTTTATGGTTTCTTCGTGTTACCATCGATATGCTCTTCTCCGCACACCTATTAGTCCCTTGAATAGGAATGAAGAGGCTTTGGAGAAGATTTGGAAGATGGAGGTTCCTTTTAAGATAAGAGCTTTTGCTTGGAGACTCGTGGTGAATAGGCTTCCTACTAAAGACCTTTTAGTGTATAGAGGTATTAATTTTCTTACTTCTaacttaaattgttttttttgtaatatgAATTTGGAGGATAAGGAACATATATTCTTCAAATGTGATGTGATTAAGGttgtttggaaggaaattggtgtGTGGGTGGATTACCCGAGATGGAACGAGGAAGCTTGCATTCCGTTTTTTATGCAAATTGGGGGTGTTTTTGTTAGCCACTTGTTGGATTATTTGGATGACAAGGAAATGCGTTTGTTTTAG